Proteins encoded together in one Nocardioides marinisabuli window:
- the fdxA gene encoding ferredoxin, protein MTYVISQPCVDLKDRACVDECPVDCIYEGKRMLYIHPDECVDCGACEPVCPVEAIFYEDDTPEEWKGYYDANVHFFDDLGSPGGAAKMGEIDKDHPMVAALPPQNQDS, encoded by the coding sequence GTGACCTACGTCATCTCCCAGCCGTGCGTCGACCTCAAGGACCGCGCCTGCGTCGACGAGTGCCCCGTCGACTGCATCTACGAGGGCAAGCGGATGCTCTACATCCACCCCGACGAGTGCGTCGACTGCGGCGCCTGCGAGCCGGTCTGCCCGGTCGAGGCGATCTTCTACGAGGACGACACCCCGGAGGAGTGGAAGGGCTACTACGACGCCAACGTGCACTTCTTCGACGACCTCGGCTCGCCGGGCGGCGCCGCGAAGATGGGCGAGATCGACAAGGACCACCCGATGGTCGCCGCGCTCCCGCCGCAGAACCAGGACTCCTGA
- the dapC gene encoding succinyldiaminopimelate transaminase: MNQRRRSGGPVSARLPDFPWDQLTSYAATARAHPDGIVDLSVGTPVDPTPEVAQAALRAASDSPGYPVTIGLERTRQACLDWLERRHGVTGVPGLDLSAVIPSIGSKELVATLPLHLGVGPGDVVAYPELAYPTYEVGAALCGATGVATDSLTSFGPEAPALLWLNSPSNPTGRVLPPAHLRKVVDWCRERGTVLVSDECYVECSWEGERPVSVLHPDINGGSLEGILAVHSLSKRSNLAGYRCSFVAGDPALVGELLAVRKNLGLIMPGPMQHAMVAALDDDAHADEQHARYAARRTALRAALEGAGFRVDHSESSLYLWSTRVVDGVEQDCWETVAWLAERGILAAPGVFYGRAGARHVRVAFTATDERVSAAVARLAAG; the protein is encoded by the coding sequence CTGAACCAGCGTCGCCGGTCGGGGGGGCCGGTCTCGGCCCGCCTGCCCGACTTCCCCTGGGACCAGCTGACGTCGTACGCCGCCACCGCGCGCGCCCACCCCGACGGCATCGTCGACCTCTCGGTCGGCACCCCCGTCGACCCGACGCCCGAGGTGGCCCAGGCCGCCCTGCGCGCGGCGAGCGACTCGCCGGGCTACCCGGTCACGATCGGTCTCGAGCGCACCCGCCAGGCGTGCCTCGACTGGCTCGAGCGGCGCCACGGCGTGACCGGCGTGCCGGGGCTCGACCTCAGCGCGGTGATCCCCTCGATCGGCTCCAAGGAGCTGGTCGCGACCCTGCCGCTGCACCTGGGCGTGGGGCCCGGTGACGTCGTGGCCTACCCCGAGCTGGCCTACCCGACGTACGAGGTCGGGGCTGCGCTGTGCGGCGCGACCGGTGTGGCCACCGACTCGCTGACCTCCTTCGGCCCCGAGGCGCCGGCGCTGCTGTGGCTGAACTCCCCGTCGAACCCGACCGGGCGGGTGCTGCCGCCGGCCCACCTGCGCAAGGTCGTCGACTGGTGCCGCGAGCGCGGCACCGTGCTGGTCTCCGACGAGTGCTACGTCGAGTGTTCCTGGGAGGGTGAGCGGCCCGTCTCGGTGCTGCACCCCGACATCAACGGCGGCTCCCTCGAGGGCATCCTCGCGGTGCACTCGCTCTCGAAGCGCTCCAACCTCGCGGGCTACCGCTGCTCCTTCGTCGCCGGCGACCCGGCCCTGGTGGGCGAGCTGCTCGCGGTGCGCAAGAACCTCGGGCTGATCATGCCCGGGCCGATGCAGCACGCGATGGTCGCCGCCCTCGACGACGACGCGCACGCCGACGAGCAGCACGCCCGCTACGCCGCGCGGCGTACGGCCCTGCGCGCCGCGCTGGAGGGCGCGGGCTTCCGCGTCGACCACTCCGAGTCGTCGCTCTACCTGTGGTCGACCCGCGTGGTCGACGGGGTCGAGCAGGACTGCTGGGAGACCGTCGCCTGGCTCGCCGAGCGCGGCATCCTCGCCGCCCCCGGCGTCTTCTACGGCCGCGCCGGCGCCCGCCACGTGCGGGTCGCCTTCACCGCCACCGACGAGCGGGTCTCCGCCGCGGTGGCTCGGCTCGCGGCGGGCTGA